The genomic stretch CCAAGATTAGGATAAGGGGTAAAAATTCCATTCGATCTTCAGTGAACCCTATTTGGGTAGTGGATGGGGTGATATGGCACGGAACACCAAATATCAACCCCGCTGACATTCAAAGTATATCAGTTCTGAAAGATGCCGCATCCGCAGCATTGTACGGTTCTAGAGGAGCAAATGGTGTCGTCGTCGTGACCACTAAAACCGCCCAGGGAGCCAATACGAGCACTATTAATGTAAGTGCCAAGACGGGTGTTTCCCTGTTCAATACCGGCGGATTTGATATTTCCAATAGCCAAGAAATGTATGACTTATGGGGCCAGTTTCCAAACCAGAATGCAATTCCAGACTATTATAATGAAGAACTCCTGAATACCGATACCGACTGGTTGGATGTTGGAACACAGGCAGGTACGGTGCAGGATTATAACCTGAGCTATACAGGAACGGCAGATAAGACCAGGATTTTTGCTACTGGTAATTATTATAATGAAGAAGGTTCTGTAAAAGGCTATACCTATGAACGTATGACAGGCCGAGTGAATTTTGAATATGATATTTCACCAAAATTCACCATCAAACCAAAACTGGCCGCCACTTATATCAATACCGAGAACAGGCAGCACAGCATCTATGACATGTATCGTAACCTTCCTTGGGACAATCCCTACGGGGAAGATGGCAAGCCAGTGAACCCTCAGGAAGGGGATGTGACTTGGTATGGAAGGGACAATAGTAATTACCTGTATGACCTCCAATGGAACCACTCCACCGGGGATACGGTAAATGTCATGGCCAACGTGGATTTCCAGTATGATATCACGGAAAATCTATCCTTTATCTCTACCAATAACATCACCTACTATGAAGCAGAGACCTTTTCATACACAGATCCAAGGTCAAATAGCGGACTGGCGGACAATGGACGCCTGTATAATGGGATAGGAAAAAGAACCACGCGTTTTACCAATCAAATGCTATCGTATAATAAGGCCATCAATGACCATACGATCAGTGCTTTGGTAGCCTATGAGTATAATGATTATGTTTACAACAGTTTGAGTGCTACAGGGAAGGGAATAGTACCAGGTGCATCTATCATCGGCAGTACTTCTGAGCCTACGACAATAGGAGGAACCAAAAATGATTATGCATTCCAGTCTTATCTCTTCAATGCTAACTACGGTTACAAAGGCAAGTATAATGCACAGGTATCCTTTAGACGGGATGGTGCCTCGCGTTTTGGGGCAAATAACAAATACGGAAACTTTTTTGCCATCAGTGGATCGTGGAATATCAGTAGAGAGGAATTCTTCAACAGTCAGGCATTTGATTATTTAAGGCTAAAAGCATCTTACGGGGGTGTCGGGAATACACCAAATTCGCTGTATCCGCAGTATGAACTTTATTCACTGAATGCCCAGTATAATGGTGACCCAGCAGCCGTAGCTTCCACACTGGGCAATGATGACTTGACCTGGGAAAAAACCTATGATACCAACATAGGCGTGGAATTTGGCCTATGGAATAGATTGACCGGAGTGCTGGAAGTCTATAACAAAAGCACCAGTGGGCTGCTCCACTTTGTGCCTCTTCCAGACGTGTCAGGCTATACAGGATACTTTGACAATATCGGTGGTGTGAGAAACAGAGGGATAGAGTTTTCCTTGGGTGCTGATGTGCTGAGCACTGCTTCTGGTTTCAACTGGCATTTGGACTTTAATATTGGCAAAAATGACAATGAGATCACCGAGCTGTATGGCGGGAAAAGCCAGATTTCTGGTAACACTATCATAGAGGAAGGTGAAAATATCGATACCTGGTACATGAGAAAATGGGCCGGTGTGAATCCCGAAGATGGTACGCCACAGTGGGAGCAAATAAATCCATCTACTGGCGAGACAAGTATTACAGGATCCTATTCTGCTGCCACCCTACAGAAGGTAGGAACTTCCACTCCGGATTTCTTTGGAGGGCTTAGCTCTAGCATGGAGTACAAGGGAGTGTACCTCAATGCCACCTTTGCTTATTCAGAAGGGGCGATGGTGTACCAGGCGGCCCGTGAGCTTTTTGATAGTGACGGAGCGTACCCTACCTATAATTTCATGAGACTGCAAGAGGGCTGGTCGAGATGGTCTACTGACAATCCCAATGCAACACATCCGCAGCCGATTTATGGAGGAAACAACAATGCGCACAAAACCTCTTCCCGTTACCTGGAAGATGCCAGTTATCTGAGAATGCGAAATGTAACCTTGGGATACACTATACCTGGTCATATTACAGATGCTTGGAAAATAGGAAGCTTGAGTGCTTATTTCTCTGCGGATAACTTGATCACGATCACCGATTATTCGGGCTTGGATCCTGAAGCAGCTGTGAATGGAGATGGATTTTCTCCTTATCCACTGCCCAAAAGACTGACCTTCGGTGTAAACCTTTCTTTCTGATCTAAAAAGTTACGAAATCATGAAATACCTAAATAAGAAATATTGGATTGGGTTGGCGGTGCTCACCCTGTCCGCTTGTAATATAGATAGAAGTCCTTACGATTCCATTACTTCCGATGACTTGACCAATTCAGAAACCAGTGCCCAGTCGGTGACATTGGGGAATTATAGCCGAATGAAAGGATGGAGTGATAATTGGCACCGCCTTTTTGAATACCCTTCCGATAATGTGGCCCTTAGTGGCACCACTACAGACCCGCTGTTTTTTACCTATAATTACCAGCGGATTCCAAATGGATCCCGGGCTGCCGGCTTCTGGAGAAGTTCTTACCAGATCATCGTAGGTACTAATAAGGTGATCGAGGCGGTAGAGGAAGGGAAGTCTGATGCCGATGATCAGTTATTGGCAGAAAACTATTATATCCGTGCATTGATGCACTACCAGCTAGTGAATATTTTTGGACGGCCTTATGTACAGGGAAGGGACAATGAAGGCGTGCCTTTAAAGCTGGATGGTGATCCTGAGCGCATTCCTGTAAGATCTACTGTAGGCGAGGTCTATGATCAGGTAGCATCAGACTTGCTACGGGCTGCCTCGCTCTTTACCGCAGATAAGTCCAATGTATATGCTACAAAGGAGGCCGCTTGGGCATTGCTTTCAAGACTATATCTGTACATGGAAGACAATACCAAGGCCATCGAATATGCCGATATGGTGATCAATTCAGGGAAATTCAGTTTGGTAGCTACTGAGCGGTTGGCGGACTATACCAAGCTTGCTCCTGAGTCAAACTCAGAGACCATCTTTGCGATCAAGTTTATCCCTGATGCTGATTATGCCAGCAACGGCTGGTACACAGTAGGCTCATTATATGCCAATATCCAAGGTACTGGCTGGGGAGAAATGTATGCTTCCAGAAGGTATTTGGAAATGGTCAGGGAATACCCGGAAGATCAACGGTACAACTTTATCAAGCCAGTAGTGGTGGATGAAAGCATCACTTGGGCATTATATGTGGATGATAGCTATTCTTACAAATGGAAAGAGGTAACAGCCTCAGGGGAAGATTATGTGTACACAGAAGACGGTCAGCAGAAGATGCTGGAAAGGGAAAGTGACGGCCATGGAGGGTACCACTATTTCATCCAGACAGCGCAAGGGCGCAAGCGAGTCCTGATCGACAATAAACTGGATGTACGGAACGGCTTTCCTAAGTACTATGTGCTTAAGTGCTCTGGCCAGGAGGATCAGGTACATCTGTGGTCACCTGTAATATCAAGATTGGCAGAGATGTACCTGAATAGGGCCGAAGCCAATGCAAAATCAGGAAATGATGCGATGGCGTTGGAGGATGTAAACCTTATCCGATCCAGGGCAGGCATTCCGGATGTTGGGCTGCATACTATGGCAAATCTGGGAGATAAGTCTGTATTGGATGTAGTGTTGGAGGAGCGTCAGCTCGAACTGGCCTATGAAGGGCACAGAAAGATGGATGTATTCAGAAACGGTAGAACGATGAACAGAGAGTATCCGGGTACCCACTTATCCGGCAACAGCCCAATCTATACCATTCCAGCCAATGATAATGCAGTGGTGGAATACTTGCCTGAAGGACAATTGCTCATCCATGATGGACTGACGCAGAATCCTTGATTTAACAGCTTTCTTGCAAAAATCCTGAGCCACCCGCTTTAGCGGGTGGCTTTTGTTGTTTAAAACGTGTGATCGCAGGTAAATTATGTTCTTGACCAGTTGCTAATGTTTTTTTAGGGCTATTGGATAAGGGTTTTGGTGCTGTGTTTTAAAGTTAAAATGACAAGAAGTAGGCGAATTATGGCAGATTTTTACCTTGCTGTGTCATATAAATATTTTTAATAATAATTGATTTTTTTGTAGCTAATTTTGATAAGTGTAAGAGATAGTGGTCTGTCCTTTAGAAAGGGTAACCTGCTATAAATACAGCTTTTTGGATGTTTTTTTTTGTGATATAGTGTGTTGGGCATAATGTTATAACGTGATAAGCATCCAATTATGTTACTGAAGGGTATTTTTAAATAATAATGTGTGGGATTGGAATAGTTATATTTTGCTAGTGAGCAAATTAGAGCGGTGGTGAAAAATACGTTTTCAGTCATGAGTGAGAAACATAGGACCTTTACAATTATTTAAATGATTTTAATTTATGGCATCAATTTTTACCAAACCAATAACGTGTAGGGACGTTTCGGTTTTAATTCTACTACTTCTATTATCCTTTCAGGTATCGTATGGACAAGGGACCAAAACGTTGGCAGATGAAATGACTTACTCAAGTCCGAATGTGCCAGCAGGACTCTTAGATTTTCCTCCTTACAATAAGGAAACAGTAGAAACCCCTCAGAATGCAACGGTGGACGATGAGAATTTCGCTCGGCTGCTGGCCAGCCCGGGGATAGCTTTGGGCTTGGGCTCGTATCACGGGGAATTGGAACTAAAATACCCCTCCGTCTTGCCGGCCAATACTACTACCTATATCAGGGTAGATGGGAGTGATGGTCTTTTTAATTTGCTCCTTGGAGGAAGCCTTGGTGAGCTATTAGGAGATGTACTAAGCCTTGTTGCACTCGGACAGCAAGAATTCACTATCATCGCACGAAATGGTAGCACTGATGTGTTTTCCAGGAGTACCACCCAAGGATTCGATACAGCCAGGGCACGTGTGATCACAGGGGCAGATGGAAACTTTTACATTGCCATTACCCCAGATGGGGAATATGACCGGGTGTTTATAGAAAATGGTTCATTATCATTGCTTGGATTGGGTGATGAGGTGAACCTTGATGTTTTTAATGCCTTCAATTATGAATCTGCCAGTATCTGCGGAAACCCTGTCGGTACCTCCTATGATGTGAGCGGGGTAAACCTAGACCTGCTGAATTTGTCTGGTTCTGCTGCGGATGATCTTCATTTTGCCATTGATGGTGACGAAAGCACCTATACTGCCCTCAGCCCGGGTGTTTTGAGCGTCGCAGGCGTATTGGAGCAGCATTTTTACTTCGATGGCCTGGGCAAGGACACCGATGAGGTGATGGTGACATTCAGTGCCAATCCGGATATATTGGATGTTAATTTACTTGGAAACATTGAATTGGTGGTCTACAATGGCGACACTGAGGTGGGCCGTCAGGATTTGGAAAATCTAGGCAGTGACCTGTTGGGCATCGCGCAATTGGACCTGCTGGGTTTATTGGTAGATGGTGAGACCGTTACCTTTACCATGACTCCGGGGTCGGCTTTTGACCGGTTTGAAATAGAAGTGAGTACCTTGGTGGATTTGGGGACTTCCCAGAGCTTAAGGGTGCACGAAGTAAGCCGCACGCCAGGGCGTCCAGTGATCGATGGGGTGGACGATGAACAAAATATGTTGGTTTGTGCCGGTGAAGATGTGACGCTGAATGCTGCCGTGGCCAGTGGAGATCAAGTGAAATGGTACGATGCTCCTACTGGTGGTAATTTGCTGCATACAGGGGCCAGCTTTCATATTGGCCAAGTAGGTGGCAAATCCACTTATTATGCAGCTACTGTACGGACTGGCTGTGCCGAAGAATCCATTCGAGTGCCAGCCACGGTAGACATCAATAAGAACCCGTTGATTTCATTAAACGGATCTGCGGTTTATAATATGGCCATTGGGGACTCCTTTATCCTCCCGGCTGCTACAGCGGTCAATGAGGATGGATCCGATGTTCCTGTTACCTGGGCGGCATTGGATGGTGCGCCATTTACCGCTCCAAACATAGCAGGAGAATTTACCCAAGGTGGCAGATATGTATATCGTGTATCGGCTACTGGGACAGAATGCACCAATTTTGTAGATGTAGTAGTAAATGTATTCGATCCTGATGGATGCCCTCCGGTATATAATAGAAGGTATGCTACCAGTGCAGATGATTTCACGACCAGTAGCCTGCTGGGACTACAGCTTGGATCGGTCAGCGATGAAGAATCGGCGGCAGGAGATGACATGAAGGATTACTCCGAACTATTGGAGACAGTGGGCACAAGCTTACTGGGACTGACAGGAGAAACCTCCCAAACAGTTCGCTGGAACACCATGGTGCCTGCTGGTACGCCGGTTTCCATCAAGCTGGGTAGAGAGTATGGAGCTGCGGGTGTAGCGGGAGGAATTTATGTTCAGGCGGTCGATGGAGACCCTGTAAATGGCGATGAGCTTTTGGGCGTTCGTCAAGTGGCTGATGCCAACCTCGTATCGGCCGTAAATGGCATCAATGAATTTGTCTATACTTTTATACCGGTGGACGCCAATGGCGTGCCGGTGCCATATAATGCAGTAAAAATCTCCTTGGCCTCACTGTTAAATGCTGTGCAGCAAGTAAGGGTGTATGGAGCCTACTACCATGAAACCAGCACTACGCTGGAGAGTTGTACTTTTGGAAAGCTGGACTATTTGACTGGATTTGAAGCAGTTATTGGTGGGTTGGACGTGGCCAGTGGATTGACCTCAGTGACTGATCCTGGCTTAGCTTTTGACAATGATGAAAGCACTTATGCGGTCATGAACAATGCCGTCGGTGCCAATGTCAGCACCAAGCTGGATGTGACGTTTGCTGCTCCGGCAATTGCAGGAGACTCCGTATTTATAAAAGTAGGAGCAGCGACAGGATTGTTGGATTTGACATTGCTGGAAGGATATACCATTCAGCGATATCTGGGCAATCAGGAAGTTGGTGAGCCATTGGATGTAGGATCAAGTCTTCTTGAATTGCGCTTGCTGGAAGGAGATACAGAACAGGCATTGACATTTATCAATGACACGCCTTTTGATAGAATTAAAATCCTGACAGGAGGGGTAGTAGAAGCCATCGATAACCTTCGGGTATATGAAGTGAAGCTCATCCCGCTTGGTGAATTGGACAGTGAACAGCACGATGAGGCTACGGGAACGGATTATATTGAGATTTGTCCAGGAGATATCATCGAATTACCCGATGCTAGTTGTGACCAAATCAAATTCTATACTGACGAGACCGGTAATATAGAGATTACCATAGACGAAATAGCCGATTGGGCTCCAGGGACCGTACAGACCGTGTATTTGCAAGTAGTGCGATTTGGCTGTGAAAACGGTATCGACAGAAGGCCAATAGAAATCAGGGTCAAAGAGTCTTCAGACGATTTGCTGGATAATATCTTGGTCAATGGTGTCGATGCGGGGGCGTTCTGTCCTTCTGAAGGACCTGTGACGCTGGAAGCCAGTTTGATCTCTGATGCTCCATCTGGGGTGACCTACCAGTGGTTTAGCGATAATGCCGGTACTCCTGAGCCACTTTCTGGTGAGACCAGTGCCACAGTGGAACTTTCAGGGCTTGCTGCGGGAGATTATACTTATTATGTATCACTTACAGCAGGTGAGTTCTGTACCGCAGCCCCAATCCCGGTGGACTTTACCATCAATAGAAGCGCTACCAATGACGATATAAATATCGATGACCTCACACAGTGTGTGGGTGTGCCTGCGATGTTGTCGCCATCCAGTGGTATTGCCAACCCGGTATTTACCTGGTATTACGATGCGGCCAAAACCGCTCCAATCACAGATGGAGATACGGATGGTGGTATATCTTATGCGATAAATGCTGATGGAGAGCTGACCATTACCGGAATAGCAGACGGTGCCAGTGAAGTAGTTTATGTGACTGTCACAGGTGATGAGGTTTGTGAAAATGTAGAAGGCAAAGAAGTGACCGTGACGATATCGGATGATCTTCCTGCACCTACGTTTACCACGGCAGATGTGAGCCTATGTGGAACGGGACAAGAAGCCGTATTTGAGGTGACCAATGAAGCAGGTGGATTTATCTATGCAGTCTATGATGCTGAGACTGGGGGATCGGAAGTGACCACCGGGGTCAGCATAACAGATAATATCATTACCCTAAGCAATGTGACTGCAGATGCATCATATTGGGTAGCTGTAAATGCTGCTGGAG from Echinicola soli encodes the following:
- a CDS encoding SusC/RagA family TonB-linked outer membrane protein gives rise to the protein MMRKLLARMGWVALGSLSLTITASPTSASSLKGEVLKIDSYEGSDFADRAEIDIQGTVTDSSGEPLLGVSILVKGTTTGTITDMGGNFSLSDIPEDAVLKVSFIGFKSQEITVGGKSQLEIVLKEDTQGLEEVVVTGYTSQKRENLTGSVAIVDGDKLQDITSPNVGNMLQGKLAGVDVSASSGAPGALPKIRIRGKNSIRSSVNPIWVVDGVIWHGTPNINPADIQSISVLKDAASAALYGSRGANGVVVVTTKTAQGANTSTINVSAKTGVSLFNTGGFDISNSQEMYDLWGQFPNQNAIPDYYNEELLNTDTDWLDVGTQAGTVQDYNLSYTGTADKTRIFATGNYYNEEGSVKGYTYERMTGRVNFEYDISPKFTIKPKLAATYINTENRQHSIYDMYRNLPWDNPYGEDGKPVNPQEGDVTWYGRDNSNYLYDLQWNHSTGDTVNVMANVDFQYDITENLSFISTNNITYYEAETFSYTDPRSNSGLADNGRLYNGIGKRTTRFTNQMLSYNKAINDHTISALVAYEYNDYVYNSLSATGKGIVPGASIIGSTSEPTTIGGTKNDYAFQSYLFNANYGYKGKYNAQVSFRRDGASRFGANNKYGNFFAISGSWNISREEFFNSQAFDYLRLKASYGGVGNTPNSLYPQYELYSLNAQYNGDPAAVASTLGNDDLTWEKTYDTNIGVEFGLWNRLTGVLEVYNKSTSGLLHFVPLPDVSGYTGYFDNIGGVRNRGIEFSLGADVLSTASGFNWHLDFNIGKNDNEITELYGGKSQISGNTIIEEGENIDTWYMRKWAGVNPEDGTPQWEQINPSTGETSITGSYSAATLQKVGTSTPDFFGGLSSSMEYKGVYLNATFAYSEGAMVYQAARELFDSDGAYPTYNFMRLQEGWSRWSTDNPNATHPQPIYGGNNNAHKTSSRYLEDASYLRMRNVTLGYTIPGHITDAWKIGSLSAYFSADNLITITDYSGLDPEAAVNGDGFSPYPLPKRLTFGVNLSF
- a CDS encoding RagB/SusD family nutrient uptake outer membrane protein; the encoded protein is MKYLNKKYWIGLAVLTLSACNIDRSPYDSITSDDLTNSETSAQSVTLGNYSRMKGWSDNWHRLFEYPSDNVALSGTTTDPLFFTYNYQRIPNGSRAAGFWRSSYQIIVGTNKVIEAVEEGKSDADDQLLAENYYIRALMHYQLVNIFGRPYVQGRDNEGVPLKLDGDPERIPVRSTVGEVYDQVASDLLRAASLFTADKSNVYATKEAAWALLSRLYLYMEDNTKAIEYADMVINSGKFSLVATERLADYTKLAPESNSETIFAIKFIPDADYASNGWYTVGSLYANIQGTGWGEMYASRRYLEMVREYPEDQRYNFIKPVVVDESITWALYVDDSYSYKWKEVTASGEDYVYTEDGQQKMLERESDGHGGYHYFIQTAQGRKRVLIDNKLDVRNGFPKYYVLKCSGQEDQVHLWSPVISRLAEMYLNRAEANAKSGNDAMALEDVNLIRSRAGIPDVGLHTMANLGDKSVLDVVLEERQLELAYEGHRKMDVFRNGRTMNREYPGTHLSGNSPIYTIPANDNAVVEYLPEGQLLIHDGLTQNP